The Ignavibacteria bacterium region ACCAAGGATTGAGTTGTGCGATTTTTTCTACCGCAGAATCAAACTCAATCGTAATGACTTCACTCGCGGTTCGTGCAAATTCATTCGGACATACAGGATTTACCGGCACATCAATTTGGGTGGATAGAGAAAGAGATTTGTTTGTTATCGTTTTAACAAACAGAACTTTTCCAACGCGAGCGAATACAAAAATAAGAGACGTGCGGCCTAAATTACACGATGCGGTGATACAGGCGATGAAATAGAAAATGTAATTATTCTACTCGATATATGCTCCGTAAAAGAAAGGAAAGAAAATTCAACCCATTTTAATGAAACCTCTGCAAAACTATTTTAATCGTCACGGTGAGCGTGGCAAACCATGAATCCAGAATAAAAACTCTCCTCGACTTCGCTCGGAGTGACGAACATTTTACTTTTTCAGATGTTTCTGAATGGATGATAATCACCTATCAAATAGATGATTATATAAACGAAAAGAAAAACGCGGATAAAAAACCAAGAATGGTTGCAAGCCCGACAGATGTTCCACCGTGCTCATACGCTTCAGGCATCATTACCGACGCCACAAGCGCTAATATACCTCCGCCGGCAATTGCTTCTGTTATGGTAATGAGTAAAGGATTCGCATCTGTGAGATAGTAATTTCCTAATACAGCTGCAATCGCGCCGCATAACACCAGCGAAGACCAGAGTGTAAGAATTTTCTTGTGCGATAATCCTGCTTCCTTCATCGCAATTGCACTTCCGATTGCTTCGGGTAAATTCGCAACAAATACAGCGGCTAAAAATGTGAACTGAAATGTCGCCATCGAGACAAAACTTGCGCCAATAACAATAGATTCAGGAATTCCATCCATCAAAGCGCCAAGAAAAATTGCAAAAGGTTTACTTCCACCCTTCCCGTGCTCTCGCAACAAGTTTCTCCTCTCGGCAGCAGTTAACAAATGAATTTGGTCAACCGCTATTTTTTCCCATTTGTCATCACTGATATTTTTACCGGCGGCTATGACGTTCGTCATCAAACGCTGTGCGTTCAATTCCTCCACGGCGTTGCGAAGCGCTGGAGATTCCTGCATCAACTCATCAAATTTTTCCTTGGAAATTTTCATGAGCGTACTTCCCGAAAGCGCTATTGCTGAAGCCATTCGCACCTCTCCGCTTAACAACGCCATTTCCCCAAAGGTTTGACCGCTCTGCAAATCTGCAAGCACATTGCCGTTATTTTGGATACGAATTGTTCCATCCCGAATTAAATACAACGCATCGCCAACATCTCCCGCAGAAAAAATTGTCTCGTTTTTTTGAAACGATTGCAGTTCAACACATGCTAATATTTCGTGCATTTCTTCCGGCGGTAACGCTCGGATAATATCCACCTGAGAAAGCGTTTCTAATATTTCCTTTGACTCTTCGCGTTTCTTATCGAGCAAAAATTTATTCACCATTGCAATGTGCCGCATCGCTCCCCCTTTTTTCTCTATGAGTTTATTCCCCGTATAATACATCACTCCTCCAGCAATAAATCCTCCTGCAATTACTGCCCACGCCGTTAATCCGGAACTATGCGTTTGATGAATAAAATGCTCCGCGGATTGATACGCAAGTTCTATTGCAAGCGCTTGAATTAATGCCCCGTTCCAAATGCCATAATTACTGCATTTATTTTGTGCGATGGTTTAAAATATAATCCTATCAACGCGCCAATAATAAGCGAAACCATTGCAAGAATCGCCATCAGCGATGCGAATAGAGGGCGAATTAAATCAAACGACTGCATTGAGATTGAATGTATAGTAATTTATATGAAATTATAATTCTCTACTTCCCCATCGGCACTTTCACACCCATCGTTTTCGCATTCTCCATTGCTCGCTCGTAACCCGCATCAACGTGGCGGATAATTCCCATTCCCGGGTCGTAAGTGAGAACGCGCTCCAAACGTTTTTCCGCTTCTTGTGTTCCGTCTGCAACAACAACCATTCCCGCGTGAATACTCATTCCGATACCAACGCCGCCGCCGTGATGAACACTTACCCAACTCGCGCCGCCAACTGCATTGAGTAACGCATTTAATATGGGCCAATCAGCAATCGCATCGCTACCGTCTTTCATTTTTTCCGTTTCGCGATTCGGCGACGCAACACTTCCGCAATCCAAATGGTCGCGTCCAATCACAAGCGGTGCTTTCACTTCACCAAGCGCAACCAAGTCGTTAAAAATTTTTCCCATCTTCGCTCGCTCGCCATAACCAAGCCAGCAAATACGCGCTGGCAATCCTTGAAACGCAACTTGCTTCTGCGCTTTCATAATCCAGTTGCATAGTTGTTTATTTTCGGGAAACATTTCCATCACCGCTCTATCCGTTCGATAAATATCTTCCGCATCACCCGATAATGCTGCCCAACGAAACGGACCTTTTCCATCGCAAAACAACGGACGAATATATTCAGGAACAAATCCGGGAATATCAAACGCATTCTTCACACCAAACGCCAACGCTTCGCCGCGAATATTATTTCCGTAATCAAACGTAATCGCACCTTTCTTTCGCAACGTGAGCATTGCTTCAACGTGTTCAGCGATAGATTCTTGTGCACGGCGAATATATTCTTTCGGATTTTTTTTGCGAAGTTCGAGCGCATCCTCGTATCGTATATGCGCGGGAACGTAACCATTGAGCGTATCGTGCGCAGAAGTTTGGTCGGTGAGAATGTCGGGAATGATATTGCGCGCGGCGAGTTCGGGTAAAATTTCCGCGGCGTTCCCAAGTAGCGCAACGGATTTTGCTTCTTTCAATTCACGCGCAGTTTGCACAATGAGCAGCGCTTCATCGAGTGTTGTTGCCATTTCATCTACATACTTTGTGCGCAAACGTTTTTCAATTCTGCTTTTGTCCACTTCGATTGCAAGACACACCGCGCCATTCATCGTTGCGGCAAGCGGTTGCGCTCCACCCATTCCGCCAAGTCCAGCAGTAACAAGTAATTTTCCCGCAAGCAAACCGTGAAAATATTTTTCTGCACACGCGGCAAATGTTTCGTACGTTCCTTGCAAAATTCCTTGCGAGCCGATGTAAATCCAACTGCCCGCAGTCATTTGTCCATACATTGTCAAGCCGAGCGATTCGAGTCGGCGAAATTCATCCCACGTTGCCCAATGCGGAACGAGCATCGAATTGGAAATGAGAACGCGCGGTGCATTTTCGTGCGTGCGAAAAATTCCGACCGGTTTTCCCGATTGAATAAGAAGCGTTTCATCGTTCTCTAAACTTTTTAGTGAGCGAACAATTGCATCAAAACATTCCCAATTGCGCGCGGCTTTTCCCGTTCCTCCATACACGATGAGTTCATCGGGATTTTCTGCAACTTCTGCATCAAGATTATTGTGCAACATTCTCAGCGCGGCTTCTTGAATCCAACCTTTGCAGGAAAGTTGTGTGCCGCGAGGAGATGTGAGGTTTCGTTTTGTAAGCATAGGTATTAGGTGTTAGAAGTTAGGTTTTTCTTTGTGTTACTTTGCGATTGACTTTGCGAACTTTGTGGTTAAGACAACTTTCTTTTTATAACCGCAGAGTAACGCAAAGTTTTTCACAGAGTTTTGCGAAGTAGTTTTCATTTTAAAATTTTTTCGCGCTGAAAATATGAAACACTTACAACTCCATAAAACACAAAACCAGATTCGGTAAAAATCGGGTTTCTATTTCGCTACAACACATTCAATAAATCTCTGCGTTGATGAACCACGGCGAATACTATAACAAAAATTTCATTCACATTATAAAGCACACGGTAACTATCAACTAATACTTCACGTAATTGTTCATTGTGAAATTCGGGAATTACTCTTCCGCTCAAAGGAAAACGTTTCAGTCGTTGAACAGAATGATAAAGTCTTTGAACTGTAATGCGAGCATAACGCGGCGAATCTCGTTCAATATATTTTCCGATTTCTTCAACATCATTTTCTGCTTGCGGAGTCCATTTTATTCTAACCATTTCTGCAATCGCTTCTTTACTGCTTCGTTAGAAAGAATTTTCCCTTCTTCAATTTCTTTCAAACCGCGTTCAACTTTTTGTAACAAATAAATTTCATACATCATATCATCGTATGTTGCACTCTCATTCATTTGCTGCAAAATATTTGTAAACATCTGTTTCGGTGAAATAGCTTTTTGCTTACTTGCAGAATAAACTACTGCTGATTCCTTTACTTTTGCCATAAAATTTTCTTTCTCAATTTTTCGCGCTGAAAATATGAAACACTTACAACTCCATAAAACACAAAACCCGATTCGGTAAAAATCGGGTCTTATTATTTCAATGACATTTACTTGTTTTGTACCGCAATGACAGAAATTTCAAACGCTGCATCGCGAGGAAGTCGAGACACTTCAACAACAGTGCGCGATGGAAAATTTTTATCAGGGAAATATTTGCGATAGACTTTATTCATCTTTGCGTAATCTTCCAAATCCGTCATATACACCGTTGCGCTGACAATATCTTTGAAATCAAAATTTGCCTGCTGAAGAATTGTTTTCACATTTTCCATTGCTTGTATAATTTCGATTTCAATCGAATCAGCATCAATCTCGATACTATCGGGATGAAGACCTATTTGCCCTGAAACATACATCGTATTTCCAAAAAGAACCGCTGGCGAATATGGTCCTATCGCTTTTATTTTATCGGAAGTGATAATTTGTTTTTGCGAAAACGCAAGCGATGAAAATGAAATGACAAAAAGTAATAAAAATATTTTTTTGATGTTCATAGAATTTGTTTTGTTTATTTGTAATTAAATAATATAAAATGATTTGAGATATGATATATGTGATTTGCGGTTTCAATTTTCTTACTCATATCGCAAATCCCACATCTCACATCATTTAAAATTTATACCCGATGTTTCGTAGAAAATTTTTCCGCCACGTTTTTTCTGCATCGTCTTCAATTCCTTTCGGAGAAAATCCATCAACAACGCCGAGAATGCCGCGACCTTGTTCTGTTTCGGCAACAACCACTTGTGTTGGATTTGCTGTTGCACAAAAAATGTGAACCACTTCCGAAACATTTTTGAGCGTGTTGAGAATGTTAATCGGAAAACCATTCTCCATAAAAATAATAAATGAATGTCCGCAACCAATTTTGTTTGCGTTAGTAACAGCAATGTCCACCAATTTAGTTTCATTTCCCGATGAGCGAATCAAACATTTTCCAGATGCTTCACAAAATGCAATACCGAATTTCATTTGCGGATTTGTTTGCACAATTGCTTCGTGCAAATCTTCCACCGTTTTGATAAAATGCGATTGCCCGAGAATGAAATTCATCTCGGCGGGCTTTTCAATTTGGATAAGTTTTAGTTCCATAAACTATTGATGTGCAGATTTGCTGTGAGAATGTTTCATTGAAGCACTTGCAACTATTCGCACATAGTCACCAAAATTCATTCCGTTAAGTT contains the following coding sequences:
- a CDS encoding beta-lactamase family protein produces the protein MTSLAVRANSFGHTGFTGTSIWVDRERDLFVIVLTNRTFPTRANTKIRDVRPKLHDAVIQAMK
- a CDS encoding cyclic nucleotide-binding domain-containing protein encodes the protein MMYYTGNKLIEKKGGAMRHIAMVNKFLLDKKREESKEILETLSQVDIIRALPPEEMHEILACVELQSFQKNETIFSAGDVGDALYLIRDGTIRIQNNGNVLADLQSGQTFGEMALLSGEVRMASAIALSGSTLMKISKEKFDELMQESPALRNAVEELNAQRLMTNVIAAGKNISDDKWEKIAVDQIHLLTAAERRNLLREHGKGGSKPFAIFLGALMDGIPESIVIGASFVSMATFQFTFLAAVFVANLPEAIGSAIAMKEAGLSHKKILTLWSSLVLCGAIAAVLGNYYLTDANPLLITITEAIAGGGILALVASVMMPEAYEHGGTSVGLATILGFLSAFFFSFI
- the hutU gene encoding urocanate hydratase — translated: MLTKRNLTSPRGTQLSCKGWIQEAALRMLHNNLDAEVAENPDELIVYGGTGKAARNWECFDAIVRSLKSLENDETLLIQSGKPVGIFRTHENAPRVLISNSMLVPHWATWDEFRRLESLGLTMYGQMTAGSWIYIGSQGILQGTYETFAACAEKYFHGLLAGKLLVTAGLGGMGGAQPLAATMNGAVCLAIEVDKSRIEKRLRTKYVDEMATTLDEALLIVQTARELKEAKSVALLGNAAEILPELAARNIIPDILTDQTSAHDTLNGYVPAHIRYEDALELRKKNPKEYIRRAQESIAEHVEAMLTLRKKGAITFDYGNNIRGEALAFGVKNAFDIPGFVPEYIRPLFCDGKGPFRWAALSGDAEDIYRTDRAVMEMFPENKQLCNWIMKAQKQVAFQGLPARICWLGYGERAKMGKIFNDLVALGEVKAPLVIGRDHLDCGSVASPNRETEKMKDGSDAIADWPILNALLNAVGGASWVSVHHGGGVGIGMSIHAGMVVVADGTQEAEKRLERVLTYDPGMGIIRHVDAGYERAMENAKTMGVKVPMGK
- a CDS encoding type II toxin-antitoxin system RelE/ParE family toxin yields the protein MAEMVRIKWTPQAENDVEEIGKYIERDSPRYARITVQRLYHSVQRLKRFPLSGRVIPEFHNEQLREVLVDSYRVLYNVNEIFVIVFAVVHQRRDLLNVL
- a CDS encoding RidA family protein; amino-acid sequence: MNIKKIFLLLFVISFSSLAFSQKQIITSDKIKAIGPYSPAVLFGNTMYVSGQIGLHPDSIEIDADSIEIEIIQAMENVKTILQQANFDFKDIVSATVYMTDLEDYAKMNKVYRKYFPDKNFPSRTVVEVSRLPRDAAFEISVIAVQNK